One window from the genome of Ranitomeya imitator isolate aRanImi1 unplaced genomic scaffold, aRanImi1.pri SCAFFOLD_179, whole genome shotgun sequence encodes:
- the LOC138654946 gene encoding general transcription factor II-I repeat domain-containing protein 2-like — MAERKKDEEYRTFQQEWTDKFAFVERAGSPVCLICNDKIASMKRSNIKRHFDTRHASFASKYPEGDSRKKACQELLCKVQASQQQLRVWTQQGDLNSASFVGALAIVRNGKPFTDGEYAKTFMLDVANELFDDFPDKAKIIKRIKDMPLSARTVHDRAIMMANQIEASQVKDINTALFFSLALDKSTDVSHISQFSIIARYAVGDTLHEESLAVLPLKGTTRGDDLFKSFTEFTKEKNLPMHKLISVCTDGAPSMVGKNKGFVALLREHEKRPILSFHCILHQEALCAQMFGEQLGEVMSLVIQVVNFIVARALNDRQFKTLLDEVGNNYPGLLLHSNVRWLSRGKVLSRFAACLSEIRTFLEMKNVDHPELSNTEWLLKFFYLVDMTEHLNQLNVKMQGVGNTVLSLQQAVFAFENKLELFIADIETGRLIHFEKLGEFKDACTANDPAQHLDIQQLAGFTSNLLQSFKARFGEFREHTRLFKFITHPHECALDSTDLSYIPGVSIRDFELQAADLKASDMWVNKFKSLNEDLEKLARQQAELASKHKWREMKQLQHADQLIVKTWNALPVTYQTLQCVGIAVLTMFGSTYACEQSFSHLKHIKTNIRSRLTDGSLNACMKLNLTTYEPDYKAISKSMQHQKSH, encoded by the coding sequence atggctgaaaGAAAGAAGGATGAGGAGTATCGTACTTTTCAGCAGGAGTGGACAGACAAATTTGCCTTTGTGGAGAGAGCAGGTTCACCAGTTTGTCTTATATGCAATGATAAAATTGCATCTATGAAGCGGTCAAATATAAAGCGCCACTTTGACACACGCCATGCTTCATTTGCATCGAAATATCCTGAAGGGGACAGCAGGAAGAAAGCCTGTCAAGAGCTGCTGTGCAAAGTGCAAGCTAGTCAGCAGCAACTTCGAGTTTGGACCCAACAAGGTGACTTAAATTCGGCTAGCTTTGTTGGTGCTTTGGCAATTGTCAGAAACGGAAAACCATTCACAGATGGGGAGTATGCCAAAACATTTATGCTTGATGTTgccaatgaactttttgatgattttccggATAAAGCCAAGATTATCAAACGGATAAAAGACATGCCTCTGTCAGCAAGAACAGTTCATGACCGTGCCATCATGATGGCAAATCAGATTGAGGCATCCCAAGTGAAGGACATAAATACAGCTCTGTTCTTTTCTCTTGCTTTGGATAAATCAACTGACGTAAGCCATATATCTCAGTTCAGCATCATTGCAAGGTATGCTGTCGGTGACACGTTACATGAGGAAAGTCTTGCTGTTTTGCCTCTGAAAGGGACAACAAGAGGGGATGATTTGTTCAAGTCATTCACTGAGTTCACTAAAGAAAAAaatctaccaatgcataaacttaTTTCAGTGTGTACTGATGGTGCTCCAAGCATGGTAGGAAAAAACAAAGGATTTGTAGCGCTTCTTCGTGAACATGAAAAAAGACCTATCCTTAGTTTTCACTGCATCCTACATCAGGAGGCACTTTGTGCTCAGATGTTTGGTGAGCAGCTTGGTGAGGTGATGTCACTTGTCATTCAGGTGGTCAACTTTATTGTTGCCCGTGCTTTAAATGATCGCCAGTTTAAAACACTCCTGGATGAAGTTGGGAATAATTATCCtggtctgcttctgcacagcaacgtGCGCTGGCTGTCAAGAGGGAAGGTGCTCAGCCGTTTCGCAGCTTGTCTGAGTGAAATACGAACTTTTCTTGAAATGAAAAACGTTGACCATCCTGAGTTGTCCAACACTGAGTGGCTCCTGAAGTTCTTCTATCTTGTAGATATGACTGAACATCTGAACCAGCTCAATGTGAAAATGCAAGGCGTTGGTAATACAGTTTTATCGCTTCAACAAGCTGTGTTTGCATTTGAAAATAAGCTGGAACTGTTTATCGCAGACATTGAAACAGGTCGTTTAATACACTTTGAAAAACTGGGAGAGTTTAAAGATGCATGCACAGCAAATGACCCTGCACAACATCTTGATATTCAGCAGCTAGCAGGCTTTACATCCAATCTCCTGCAATCATTCAAAGCGCGCTTTGGAGAATTTCGTGAGCACACTCGTCTTTTTAAGTTCATCACTCATCCACATGAGTGTGCACTGGACAGCACTGACCTGAGTTATATCCCTGGTGTCTCCATCAGAGATTTTGAGCTACAAGCTGCTGACCTGAAGGCTTCAGACATGTGGGTGAATAAGTTTAAATCACTTAATGAAGATTTGGAAAAACTTGCACGACAGCAAGCAGAGTTGGCAAGCAAACACAAGTGGAGAGAAATGAAACAACTCCAACATGCAGACCAGCTGATTGTCAAAACTTGGAATGCACTTCCTGTCACATACCAAACACTGCAGTGTGTGGGTATTGCTGTACTGACAATGTTTGGCTCTACCTATGCATGCGAGCAGTCTTTCTCACATCTAAAGCACATCAAGACTAACATACGTTCACGTTTAACGGATGGAAGTCTCAACGCCTGCATGAAGCTAAACCTCACCACGTATGAACCAGATTACAAAGCCATCAGCAAATCCATGCAGCACCAGAAGTCACATTAA